The following are from one region of the Bacteroidales bacterium genome:
- a CDS encoding outer membrane beta-barrel protein, whose protein sequence is MKKLLFLFVLAVFAFSSANAQKGLSFGLRAIPVINWTTVTDNDSVNSYDTDGAKMGIGFGPSVRYKFSDNFNVDISGIFSWEKFGLTQKNDEFNPTPIISVENNIKYQNLYLPLNFNGQFDVGGDFQALINFGVAPAIKLSSTRQVTDLQHPNDPNFNVTDYKPFKSLTFIDFYLTAGAGVVYNIEDNLHLSLTIQYNNGLLDGWLDNKVETPDIIQDLTLKHKNVAFSFGFYIDL, encoded by the coding sequence ATGAAAAAACTATTATTTTTATTTGTGCTTGCTGTTTTTGCTTTCTCAAGTGCAAATGCACAAAAAGGATTGTCATTCGGACTAAGAGCAATACCTGTAATTAACTGGACAACAGTAACTGATAATGACTCTGTCAATTCTTATGATACCGACGGAGCAAAAATGGGAATAGGATTCGGACCCTCTGTTCGTTATAAATTTTCCGATAATTTTAATGTTGATATTTCGGGTATATTTTCTTGGGAGAAATTCGGATTAACTCAAAAAAATGATGAATTTAACCCTACTCCGATTATCAGCGTTGAAAATAATATTAAATATCAAAACCTATATTTACCTTTAAATTTTAACGGACAATTTGACGTAGGAGGTGATTTTCAAGCATTAATTAATTTCGGTGTAGCACCTGCAATAAAATTGTCTTCGACGAGACAAGTTACAGATTTACAACATCCGAATGACCCTAATTTTAATGTTACTGACTATAAACCTTTTAAATCGTTAACATTTATTGATTTCTATTTAACCGCAGGTGCAGGTGTTGTTTATAATATTGAGGATAACTTGCATTTGTCGTTAACAATTCAATATAATAACGGACTGTTAGACGGCTGGTTAGACAATAAAGTTGAAACCCCTGACATTATTCAAGATCTTACATTAAAGCATAAAAACGTTGCTTTCAGTTTCGGGTTTTATATAGATTTATAG
- a CDS encoding DUF2339 domain-containing protein — MSIVVIIVSVIVLLVLLLVFTFGFFMGLSRKKKDLKLIEKEQKIQKETQKSIIQHFLYENKEVEEEYNDESDIFPVKIINRGYRRLKKFLKFKRLITEIKELDTVRYIRKYFLSYIGIAVLVFGFGYFVKYAVNSAYINIAGRFFIAVIISSALIVLSHFIRKRYKTFSSILMGGAFGSLYITFTISFYNYNIFSTLQVFSIYFLLTLFSVSISLFYNRFELLLLAVVAGFAAPFIAGIDYNNFIVILIYILLLDVASLIIAFFNKNILTRFIPAVFSGVYLILWVYKSFQASFFEEFAVGFIISIFIYIVLTITTIAYSIKKSVQNFIPIELSLPLVVNLIFYSVGMYMMNVLNPEYKGVFTAFIAVINILFLIFVLIVKNKVSKSLIYLFGIISLLFITLIPPVQLVGKTMTIVWAVETVLLLWFSMKLNIKMLKFASMFLIFGLITSFIFDVVENYLAISHNAPEKALLLNKSFISGIMTSLGLGINFIILSRSKDKFLIKPVKMSFFRFFIFIVAVGAFYVSVNTEILYRLTRMVQDANLLNMYMGIYNFAFILLAVVVIIFIKNKTVKIISAIIALLSVAFYFSVYLYEIIKVREHLLMNVSISMNQFIMHTILIASLLFILYFSYINVKNISERMQNIFQWLVSLLFIAVLSTEIDHLSVIYNNHIGTPVSSIINNAHYFYYSLFWMFSALAVSVASLIFKDKKLIRISMFIAVVTGLKIFIYDYTNIDNGQRTVSLIFVGFILLFIAFVRQRLFEKKEINKHLLNENL, encoded by the coding sequence ATGTCAATTGTCGTAATTATAGTTTCTGTTATTGTATTATTAGTTTTACTGTTGGTATTTACTTTCGGGTTTTTTATGGGCTTAAGTCGTAAAAAGAAAGATTTAAAATTAATTGAAAAAGAACAGAAAATTCAAAAAGAAACACAAAAAAGTATTATTCAACATTTTCTTTATGAAAACAAAGAAGTTGAAGAAGAATACAATGATGAATCTGATATTTTTCCCGTAAAAATTATTAACAGAGGTTATAGAAGATTAAAGAAATTTCTGAAATTTAAAAGACTAATTACGGAAATAAAAGAGCTCGATACAGTTCGTTATATAAGGAAGTATTTTTTAAGTTATATAGGAATTGCAGTTTTAGTATTCGGGTTCGGATATTTTGTTAAATACGCAGTTAATTCGGCATATATTAATATTGCCGGCAGATTTTTTATTGCTGTAATTATCAGCTCAGCACTTATAGTTTTATCGCATTTCATAAGAAAGAGGTATAAAACATTCAGTTCTATTCTTATGGGAGGTGCTTTCGGTTCTTTGTATATTACTTTTACAATTTCTTTTTACAATTACAACATCTTTTCCACACTGCAAGTTTTCTCAATTTATTTTTTGCTGACATTATTTTCCGTAAGCATCTCTTTGTTTTATAACAGGTTTGAATTATTGCTTTTAGCGGTAGTTGCAGGTTTTGCAGCTCCTTTTATTGCCGGAATAGATTACAATAACTTTATTGTAATATTAATTTATATTTTACTGTTAGATGTTGCAAGTTTAATAATCGCATTTTTTAATAAAAACATACTTACAAGGTTCATTCCTGCTGTTTTCAGCGGTGTTTATTTGATACTTTGGGTGTATAAATCTTTTCAGGCAAGTTTTTTTGAAGAATTTGCCGTAGGATTTATTATCTCTATTTTTATTTATATTGTACTGACAATAACCACAATAGCATACAGTATAAAAAAAAGTGTGCAAAATTTTATTCCGATAGAACTATCATTACCTCTGGTGGTTAATCTTATTTTCTATTCGGTAGGAATGTACATGATGAATGTTCTTAACCCTGAATATAAGGGTGTTTTTACGGCATTTATTGCAGTTATCAATATATTATTCTTAATATTTGTTTTAATTGTAAAGAATAAAGTTTCTAAAAGTTTAATATACCTGTTCGGTATAATAAGTTTGTTATTTATAACGCTTATACCTCCGGTTCAACTTGTGGGAAAAACAATGACCATAGTTTGGGCTGTCGAAACAGTTCTGTTGCTTTGGTTTTCGATGAAACTGAATATTAAAATGTTGAAATTTGCATCAATGTTTTTAATTTTTGGCTTAATTACAAGTTTTATTTTCGATGTTGTTGAAAATTATTTGGCAATTTCCCATAATGCACCCGAAAAAGCACTGCTGTTAAATAAAAGTTTTATATCAGGTATAATGACAAGCCTTGGCTTAGGTATTAATTTTATAATTTTAAGCAGGTCAAAAGATAAATTCTTAATAAAACCCGTAAAAATGAGTTTTTTTCGGTTCTTTATTTTTATTGTTGCCGTAGGTGCGTTTTATGTATCCGTTAATACAGAGATTCTTTACAGACTGACCAGAATGGTGCAAGATGCAAATTTATTAAATATGTATATGGGTATTTATAATTTTGCATTTATTCTTTTGGCAGTAGTTGTTATTATTTTTATTAAAAATAAAACAGTTAAAATAATTAGTGCAATAATTGCATTGCTTTCAGTTGCATTTTATTTTAGTGTGTATCTGTACGAGATAATTAAAGTAAGAGAGCATTTATTGATGAATGTTTCAATTTCAATGAATCAATTTATTATGCATACAATTCTTATAGCATCTTTACTTTTTATTCTTTATTTTTCATATATTAACGTAAAAAATATAAGTGAAAGAATGCAAAATATTTTCCAATGGCTTGTGTCACTGTTGTTTATTGCTGTTCTGAGCACTGAAATTGATCATTTGTCTGTTATTTACAATAATCATATAGGAACACCTGTAAGCTCAATAATAAATAATGCACATTACTTTTATTATTCGTTATTTTGGATGTTTTCCGCATTAGCTGTTTCAGTTGCATCTTTGATTTTTAAAGATAAAAAATTAATAAGAATTTCAATGTTTATTGCGGTTGTTACGGGTTTAAAAATATTTATTTATGATTATACGAATATTGATAACGGACAAAGAACGGTAAGCTTAATTTTTGTCGGATTTATACTTTTATTTATTGCTTTTGTAAGGCAAAGATTATTTGAGAAAAAAGAAATTAATAAACACTTGCTTAATGAAAATTTATAA
- a CDS encoding AI-2E family transporter, protein MRRYPILVRLTVILLFTILLIYSLIAAKHILYPLALSALFSYLLYPIASFLENKARFPRFLAVLISVLIFLAVITGAINLLINQIQKFAQDDTIKEQAIENFLAIQSFIEGKYQVATDDQNTWILESIRNFFETGGQVKSIIMKAAGTIEAMLFIPIFTFFMLFFRDRAERFAHKLAQKRHSELAEKLIKQISKVTIKYVTGVTTVVIILAIVHSTALSIIGIKYAVVLGIITACFSFIPYFGTIVSGILPLLFTLVAQDNPYLALAVAIYYSIISLIDHNILTPSIVGGKVHLNPFITILSIIIGATIWGIPGMIIVVPFMAVLKIVCDNVESLKPFGYILGVDKHGLSIKKITSFFIGKKEKKKI, encoded by the coding sequence ATGAGACGATATCCGATTTTAGTAAGACTTACAGTAATTCTGTTATTTACTATTCTTCTAATATATTCATTAATAGCAGCTAAGCACATACTTTATCCTTTAGCATTATCTGCATTATTTTCTTATTTATTATACCCTATTGCATCTTTTTTAGAAAACAAAGCAAGATTTCCGCGTTTTTTAGCCGTTTTAATCTCAGTTTTAATATTTCTGGCAGTAATTACCGGTGCAATAAACTTGTTAATTAACCAAATTCAAAAATTTGCACAAGACGATACAATAAAAGAACAAGCAATTGAAAACTTTTTAGCAATTCAGTCTTTTATTGAAGGAAAATACCAAGTTGCAACAGATGATCAAAATACTTGGATTCTTGAAAGCATCAGAAACTTCTTTGAAACCGGCGGGCAAGTAAAAAGTATAATAATGAAAGCTGCCGGCACAATTGAAGCAATGTTATTTATTCCTATTTTTACTTTTTTTATGCTTTTTTTCAGAGACAGAGCCGAACGTTTTGCTCATAAATTAGCTCAAAAAAGACATTCGGAATTAGCAGAAAAACTGATAAAACAAATTTCAAAAGTTACCATTAAATACGTTACGGGAGTTACAACCGTTGTTATTATCCTTGCAATTGTTCATTCAACAGCTCTCTCAATAATAGGGATAAAATATGCAGTAGTTCTCGGTATTATTACTGCGTGTTTTTCATTTATTCCGTATTTCGGTACAATCGTAAGCGGTATTTTACCTTTGCTTTTTACATTAGTTGCACAAGATAATCCATATTTGGCATTAGCCGTTGCTATTTATTACAGTATTATTTCATTAATTGACCATAACATTTTAACCCCGAGCATTGTCGGCGGAAAAGTTCATTTAAATCCGTTTATCACAATTTTGAGCATAATAATAGGTGCAACAATATGGGGAATACCGGGAATGATTATTGTAGTTCCGTTTATGGCTGTATTAAAAATAGTTTGTGATAATGTTGAAAGCCTTAAACCATTCGGTTATATATTAGGTGTAGATAAACATGGTTTGTCAATTAAAAAAATTACAAGCTTTTTTATCGGAAAAAAAGAAAAAAAGAAAATTTGA